The Raphanus sativus cultivar WK10039 chromosome 2, ASM80110v3, whole genome shotgun sequence DNA segment TTTTACTGGACGACGGTTTCCACCCAAAGCTTTCTGACTTTGGACTTGCTAAACTCGGACCAACAGGAGACAAATCTCATGTCTCCACTAGAGTCATGGGCACTTACGGTTACTGTGCTCCCGAGTACGCTATGACAGGACAGTTGACAGTTAAATCAGATGTCTACAGTTTCGGTGTGGTGTTTCTCGAGCTCATTACTGGTCGAAAGGCAATAGATACTGACATGCCTCATGGAGAGCAGAACCTAGTGGCATGGGTAAATGAATCcactttggttttttttttacaattcaGATTCTCATTTGCTTATGCAACAAGTTTTGAGACTTTGTGTTTGGTTTACACAACAAACAGGCTCGCCCGTTGTTCAATGATAGGAGAAAGTTTATAAAACTGGCGGATCCTAAGTTAAAGGGGAGGTTTCCAACGCGTGCACTGTACCAAGCATTAGCTGTGGCTTCAATGTGCATCCAAGAGCAGGCGGCTACACGTCCTCTCATAGCTGATGTGGTCACTGCACTCTCGTATCTTGCAAACCAAGGTTACGATCCGAACAAGAATGAAAGAGGGGCGAGGTTGATGACAAGGAACGATGAAGGATGTGTGTCGGGAAGTAAATTTGACTTGGAAGGTTCTGAGAAAGAAGATTCGCCTAGAGAGACAGCTAGGATGTTGAACCGAGACATTAATAGGGAGCGTGCGGTTGCGGAAGCTAAAATGTGGGGAGAGAGTTTGAGGGAGAAACGAAGACAGAGTGAGCAAGGAACTTCAGAGAGTAACAGCACCGGTTAAAACCGGTTTGGGTTTTAAACCCCTTTTTTGTTCTTGTATCACAAACTCTCATTTGTTCTGaaacatagaaaaaaaattaaagaaaataatttaaagaaaaaaacattgggACAAAGAGTTGCTGTACATTATATATGTGATGTTTCAATATGAGCAAAAGGTGGGACTTTAAAAAACAAACGAAACTGTAATTGAAGATTCTGGAGAGTTGATGATGTTCATGTAAATTTCTGTAGTCTTTTCTAGTTTTGTAATGTGTCACATGTGGCAATTTTTATCGATGATTAAATAA contains these protein-coding regions:
- the LOC108836105 gene encoding serine/threonine-protein kinase PBS1 isoform X2 — encoded protein: MGCFSCFDSSDDETLNPAEESKAQKQSQPTVSNSLSGLPSGGEKLSSKSNGVSKTELLLPRDGLAQIAAHTFAFRELAAATMNFHPDTFLGEGGFGRVYKGRLDSTGQVVAVKQLDRNGLQGNREFLVEVLMLSLLHHPNLVNLIGYCADGDQRLLVYEFMSLGSLEDHLHDLPPDKEALDWNMRMKIAAGAAKGLEFLHDKANPPVIYRDFKSSNILLDDGFHPKLSDFGLAKLGPTGDKSHVSTRVMGTYGYCAPEYAMTGQLTVKSDVYSFGVVFLELITGRKAIDTDMPHGEQNLVAWARPLFNDRRKFIKLADPKLKGRFPTRALYQALAVASMCIQEQAATRPLIADVVTALSYLANQGYDPNKNERGARLMTRNDEGCVSGSKFDLEGSEKEDSPRETARMLNRDINRERAVAEAKMWGESLREKRRQSEQGTSESNSTG